The Corallococcus soli genome includes a window with the following:
- the alaS gene encoding alanine--tRNA ligase, whose protein sequence is MPSALTAAQIREAFLQFFEERSHRRVASSSLVPVGDQTLLFTNAGMVQFKDVFTGREQRDYRRATSSQKCVRAGGKHNDLDNVGYTARHHTFFEMLGNFSFGDYFKSDAIAFAWEFVTKRLGLDVDRLAVTVFNGESGVPWDEEAFALWEQQGVARERILKLGYKDNFWAMGDTGPCGPCSEIHYHQGNDIPCVEEAAGRPCQGVACDCDRWLEIWNLVFMQFERKEKDAPLIPLPKPSIDTGAGLERIAAVVQGKRSNYDTDLFQGILSTVSALCGKPYSQETGASQRVVADHARATAFLVADGVQPSNVERGYVLRRIMRRAIRHGATQLGLKDLFFYKVVDRVIELMGDAFPELRESRTFLLEVAKHEEEGFRRTLDRGLKLMDDELAKLQASGQKVLPGDVVYLLHGTYGFPWDLTQIIARERGFDVDLEGFQKLQEDEASRQKFDTKSKSVGDIFQDVVGRTGPTTFLGYEGEGHEGEGSVLALVQDGVEVPQVSQGATVDIVLDRTPFYGESGGQLGDSGRIVAHGGKTVLQVKDAQRPVQGLIVHTAEVTEGTLKVGDMVQTSVDVERRKSIRANHSATHLLHKALKLVLGEHVKQAGSVVAPDFLRFDFSHFSPATQDQLEQVEDLVNTWVRDNAGAQTRIMTLDDAKKSGAVAMFGEKYGDTVRVVTVHPESTELCGGTHVKRSGDIGLFKVTSESGVASGVRRIVAVTGVGALQFVREQEHELKKVAALLRTSPKEVALRVEATQKRVKELERKVEEVAVKAQTASNKDLLGQARDVNGMKVLATRVDPADDKVFRGMADQLRDRIGSGVIAIGGEKDGRAIILVALTKDMVAKGMSAGNLVREMAKEVGGKGGGKADMAQAGGPDAANLPAALEKLYELVKGASPA, encoded by the coding sequence ATGCCTTCCGCCCTCACCGCCGCCCAGATCCGCGAGGCGTTCCTCCAGTTCTTCGAGGAGCGCTCCCACCGTCGCGTGGCCTCGTCCTCGCTGGTACCCGTCGGCGACCAGACCCTGCTGTTCACCAACGCCGGCATGGTCCAGTTCAAGGACGTCTTCACCGGCCGTGAGCAGCGCGACTACCGCCGCGCCACGTCGTCGCAGAAGTGCGTGCGCGCGGGCGGCAAGCACAACGACCTCGACAACGTGGGCTACACCGCCCGGCACCACACGTTCTTCGAGATGCTCGGCAACTTCTCCTTCGGCGACTACTTCAAGTCGGACGCCATCGCGTTCGCCTGGGAGTTCGTCACGAAGAGGCTCGGCCTGGACGTGGACCGGCTGGCCGTCACCGTGTTCAACGGCGAGAGCGGCGTCCCCTGGGACGAAGAGGCCTTCGCGCTCTGGGAGCAGCAGGGCGTCGCGCGCGAGCGCATCCTGAAGCTCGGCTACAAGGACAACTTCTGGGCCATGGGCGACACCGGCCCGTGCGGGCCCTGCTCGGAAATCCACTACCACCAGGGCAACGACATCCCGTGCGTCGAGGAGGCCGCGGGCCGTCCGTGCCAGGGCGTCGCGTGTGATTGCGACCGGTGGCTCGAAATCTGGAACCTCGTGTTCATGCAGTTCGAGCGCAAGGAGAAGGACGCGCCCCTCATCCCGCTGCCCAAGCCGTCCATCGACACGGGCGCGGGCCTGGAGCGCATCGCCGCCGTCGTGCAGGGCAAGCGTTCCAACTACGACACCGACCTGTTCCAGGGCATCCTCTCCACCGTCAGCGCCCTGTGCGGCAAGCCCTACTCCCAGGAGACCGGCGCATCCCAGCGCGTCGTCGCCGACCACGCGCGCGCCACCGCGTTCCTCGTGGCCGACGGCGTCCAGCCCTCCAACGTGGAGCGCGGCTACGTCCTGCGCCGCATCATGCGCCGCGCCATCCGCCACGGCGCCACGCAGCTGGGCCTCAAGGACCTGTTCTTCTACAAGGTCGTGGACCGCGTCATCGAGCTCATGGGCGACGCGTTCCCGGAGCTGCGCGAGAGCCGCACCTTCCTGCTGGAGGTCGCCAAGCACGAGGAGGAGGGCTTCCGCCGCACGCTCGACCGCGGCCTGAAGCTGATGGACGACGAGCTGGCGAAGCTCCAGGCCTCCGGCCAGAAGGTCCTCCCCGGCGACGTCGTCTACCTGCTGCACGGCACCTACGGCTTCCCGTGGGACCTGACGCAGATCATCGCGCGTGAGCGCGGCTTCGACGTGGACCTGGAGGGCTTCCAGAAGCTCCAGGAGGATGAAGCCTCCCGGCAGAAGTTCGACACGAAGAGCAAGTCCGTCGGGGACATCTTCCAGGACGTCGTCGGCCGCACGGGCCCCACCACGTTCCTCGGCTACGAGGGCGAAGGCCACGAGGGCGAAGGCAGCGTGCTCGCGCTCGTGCAGGACGGCGTGGAGGTGCCCCAGGTCTCCCAGGGCGCCACGGTGGACATCGTGTTGGACCGCACGCCCTTCTACGGCGAGTCCGGCGGCCAGCTGGGCGACTCCGGCCGCATCGTCGCCCACGGCGGCAAGACCGTGTTGCAGGTGAAGGACGCGCAGCGCCCCGTGCAGGGGCTCATCGTCCACACCGCGGAGGTGACGGAGGGCACGCTGAAGGTCGGCGACATGGTGCAGACGTCCGTGGACGTGGAGCGCCGCAAGTCCATCCGCGCGAACCACTCCGCCACGCACCTGCTCCACAAGGCGCTGAAGCTCGTGCTGGGCGAGCACGTGAAGCAGGCGGGCTCCGTCGTCGCGCCGGACTTCCTGCGCTTCGACTTCTCCCACTTCTCCCCCGCGACGCAGGACCAGCTGGAGCAGGTGGAGGACCTGGTCAACACGTGGGTGCGCGACAACGCGGGCGCCCAGACGCGCATCATGACGCTGGATGACGCGAAGAAGTCCGGCGCGGTGGCCATGTTCGGTGAGAAGTACGGCGACACCGTGCGCGTCGTCACCGTGCACCCGGAGTCCACGGAGCTGTGCGGCGGCACGCACGTGAAGCGCAGCGGTGACATCGGCCTGTTCAAGGTGACCAGCGAGAGCGGCGTCGCGTCCGGCGTGCGGCGCATCGTGGCCGTCACGGGCGTGGGCGCGCTCCAGTTCGTGCGCGAGCAGGAGCACGAGCTCAAGAAGGTCGCGGCGCTCTTGCGCACGTCGCCCAAGGAGGTCGCCCTGCGCGTGGAGGCGACCCAGAAGCGCGTGAAGGAGCTGGAGCGCAAGGTGGAGGAGGTCGCGGTGAAGGCCCAGACGGCCTCCAACAAGGACCTCCTGGGCCAGGCGCGCGACGTCAACGGCATGAAGGTGCTGGCGACGCGCGTGGACCCGGCGGACGACAAGGTGTTCCGCGGCATGGCGGATCAGCTGCGCGACCGCATCGGGTCCGGGGTGATTGCCATTGGCGGTGAGAAGGACGGCCGGGCCATCATCCTGGTGGCCCTCACCAAGGACATGGTCGCCAAGGGCATGAGCGCGGGCAACCTGGTGCGCGAGATGGCCAAGGAAGTGGGCGGCAAGGGCGGCGGCAAGGCGGACATGGCGCAGGCCGGCGGTCCGGACGCGGCCAACCTGCCCGCGGCGCTGGAGAAGCTCTACGAGCTGGTGAAGGGCGCGAGCCCGGCGTGA
- a CDS encoding YeeE/YedE family protein, with amino-acid sequence MASLILPLLGGALIGLSASLLLWLNGRIAGVSGIAGGVFGAVRGDRGWRLAFLAGLLGGGLLLRFAWPGTLGAPPVSSPWWLVVAGLLVGVGTRLGNGCTSGHGVCGVSRGSLRSVVATLTFMATAILTVFVVRHVLGGAT; translated from the coding sequence ATGGCCTCTCTGATTCTTCCTCTGCTGGGTGGAGCCCTCATCGGCTTGAGTGCTTCGCTGCTCCTGTGGCTCAACGGACGCATCGCGGGTGTCAGTGGCATCGCCGGAGGGGTGTTCGGGGCCGTGCGCGGGGACCGGGGCTGGCGTCTGGCCTTCCTGGCGGGGCTCCTGGGTGGAGGGCTGCTCCTGCGCTTCGCGTGGCCTGGAACGCTGGGCGCGCCTCCCGTGTCCAGCCCCTGGTGGCTGGTGGTCGCGGGCCTGCTGGTGGGGGTGGGGACCCGGCTGGGCAATGGCTGCACCAGCGGACATGGCGTGTGCGGCGTCTCCCGGGGCTCGCTCCGGTCGGTGGTGGCCACGCTCACGTTCATGGCCACCGCCATCCTGACGGTCTTCGTCGTGCGCCACGTGCTGGGAGGTGCGACGTGA
- a CDS encoding DUF6691 family protein, with protein MKAVLVAGLCGVLFALGLGLGGMTQPEKVLAFLDVAGQWDPSLAMVMMGAVGTHAVLLRLIRRRPAPVLASRFPAPAQTRVDMALVAGAALFGVGWGLVGYCPGPAFTSLATGGRDVLLFVGSMLAGMVLFSAGSRAKR; from the coding sequence GTGAAGGCCGTCCTGGTCGCGGGGCTTTGCGGCGTCCTCTTCGCGCTCGGCCTGGGGCTGGGTGGGATGACCCAGCCCGAGAAGGTGCTGGCCTTCCTGGACGTCGCGGGCCAGTGGGATCCTTCCCTGGCGATGGTCATGATGGGCGCGGTGGGGACGCACGCCGTCCTGCTGCGGCTCATCCGCCGTCGGCCCGCTCCGGTGCTGGCCTCCCGGTTCCCGGCGCCTGCCCAGACGCGGGTGGACATGGCGCTCGTCGCGGGCGCGGCGCTGTTCGGCGTGGGGTGGGGGCTCGTGGGCTACTGCCCGGGCCCTGCATTCACGTCGCTGGCCACGGGTGGACGGGACGTGTTGCTGTTCGTTGGGTCCATGCTGGCGGGGATGGTGTTGTTCAGCGCCGGGAGCCGGGCCAAACGATAG
- a CDS encoding DUF4288 domain-containing protein yields the protein MTTMAWWTMKRKQRLWYAASVVLFFRRTTGRQRTFPVWENVYLIEASNDEEARQRAEALGRAEAGQEGLKLNGKPAELVFGGVRKVVSCAANPAVPGKSTVAKLYDGIEATYSTFVVQSRKDLEKLIQGEPVSVLYEE from the coding sequence ATGACCACGATGGCGTGGTGGACCATGAAGAGAAAGCAGCGACTCTGGTATGCGGCGAGCGTCGTCCTCTTCTTCCGGCGCACGACGGGGAGGCAGCGCACCTTTCCCGTATGGGAAAACGTGTACCTCATCGAAGCGAGCAATGACGAGGAGGCCCGTCAGCGAGCCGAAGCGCTTGGGCGCGCTGAAGCGGGCCAGGAAGGGCTCAAGCTGAATGGGAAGCCTGCCGAACTCGTGTTTGGCGGAGTTCGGAAGGTGGTGAGCTGCGCTGCCAATCCAGCCGTCCCCGGAAAGTCGACGGTGGCGAAGCTGTATGACGGTATCGAGGCGACGTACTCCACCTTCGTCGTCCAGAGCAGGAAGGACCTGGAGAAGCTCATCCAGGGGGAGCCCGTCTCCGTCCTGTATGAGGAGTGA
- a CDS encoding serine O-acetyltransferase, translated as MGPTALSFYWAAKRLQALKVPRLAGVVSAVGNRLHNSHVDTRAALHPSVELGYGGIGVIIAPGVEIGENSFISQNVSLEGAPGIAGVPRVGRDVYIGVGAQVLGPVTVGDGAKIGANALVMEDVPPGAVVAGIPARDLKKHIPPTGT; from the coding sequence ATGGGTCCGACGGCGCTGAGCTTCTACTGGGCCGCGAAGCGGCTCCAGGCGCTGAAGGTCCCCAGGCTGGCGGGCGTGGTCTCGGCGGTGGGCAACCGCCTGCACAACAGCCACGTGGACACGCGGGCCGCGCTGCACCCCAGCGTGGAGCTGGGGTACGGCGGCATCGGCGTCATCATCGCGCCGGGCGTGGAGATTGGAGAGAACAGCTTCATCTCCCAGAACGTGAGCCTGGAAGGCGCCCCCGGCATCGCGGGAGTGCCCCGCGTGGGGCGCGACGTCTACATCGGCGTGGGAGCCCAGGTGCTGGGCCCGGTGACGGTGGGCGACGGCGCGAAGATTGGCGCCAACGCGCTCGTCATGGAGGACGTGCCCCCCGGGGCCGTGGTGGCGGGGATTCCCGCGCGGGACCTGAAGAAGCACATCCCGCCGACGGGGACGTGA
- a CDS encoding GNAT family N-acetyltransferase, which translates to MEESPITDAMLGRRVPTRPCDNAPRVWRQAARRPGRRAEPLRVAEVRDLAGFDALEAEWNALVTRVDDQVFYRHEFVRCWLEHFASGATLRILTARNATGDLVAVLGLQEQEGHQYGVPVRQLLSLTNKHSCRFDLLAEEPKQASAAFLSHLMGDPDWDVLRLSDVPEDGAAWALMHAARGAGMPWGAWPSARSPYLPLPSTVEAWTKGRSNAKPLRRRRRRLEEKGRVEVERVSGSEGLEARLEEAFALEQSGWKAQQGTAIAQAEHRRGFYTSLARMAADRGWLGLYFLRLDSRPIAFQYGLEYGDRYLAMKPGYDESLGEVSPGHLLTESLIQDFIGKGLKELDLLGDDAPYKREWTREVRQHHWLFIYRDTLVGQALQRSKFRWAPVAKRMVGRWVRRR; encoded by the coding sequence ATGGAGGAGAGTCCCATCACGGACGCGATGCTCGGGAGGCGCGTCCCCACGAGGCCCTGCGACAACGCCCCTCGCGTATGGCGGCAGGCGGCGCGCCGCCCTGGACGGCGCGCGGAGCCCCTGCGGGTGGCCGAGGTCCGGGACCTGGCCGGCTTCGACGCGCTGGAGGCGGAGTGGAACGCGCTGGTGACGCGCGTGGACGACCAGGTCTTCTACCGGCACGAGTTCGTGCGCTGCTGGCTGGAGCACTTCGCGTCCGGAGCGACGCTGCGCATCCTCACGGCGAGGAACGCCACGGGGGACCTCGTGGCGGTGCTGGGGCTCCAGGAGCAGGAGGGCCACCAGTACGGGGTGCCGGTGCGGCAGTTGTTGTCGCTGACGAACAAGCACTCCTGCCGCTTCGACCTGCTGGCGGAGGAGCCGAAGCAGGCCTCCGCGGCCTTCCTGTCGCACCTGATGGGGGATCCAGACTGGGACGTGCTCCGGCTGTCGGACGTGCCGGAGGACGGCGCGGCGTGGGCGCTGATGCACGCGGCCCGGGGCGCGGGGATGCCCTGGGGGGCCTGGCCCAGCGCGCGCTCGCCGTACCTGCCGCTGCCCTCCACGGTGGAGGCCTGGACGAAGGGGCGGAGCAACGCGAAGCCGCTGCGCAGGAGGCGCCGGAGGCTGGAGGAGAAGGGCCGCGTGGAGGTGGAGCGCGTGTCCGGGTCCGAAGGACTGGAGGCGAGGCTGGAGGAGGCGTTCGCGCTGGAGCAGAGCGGCTGGAAGGCGCAGCAGGGCACGGCCATCGCGCAGGCCGAGCACCGGCGGGGGTTCTACACCTCGCTGGCCCGGATGGCGGCGGACCGGGGCTGGCTGGGCTTGTACTTCCTGCGGCTGGACTCAAGGCCCATCGCCTTCCAGTACGGGCTGGAGTACGGGGACCGCTACCTGGCGATGAAGCCCGGATACGACGAAAGCCTGGGTGAGGTGAGCCCTGGCCACCTCCTGACGGAGAGCCTGATCCAGGACTTCATCGGCAAGGGGCTCAAGGAGCTGGACCTGCTGGGGGACGACGCCCCGTACAAGCGCGAGTGGACGCGAGAAGTGCGGCAACACCACTGGCTGTTCATCTACCGGGATACACTGGTGGGGCAGGCCCTGCAGCGGTCCAAGTTCCGCTGGGCACCGGTGGCCAAAAGGATGGTGGGCAGATGGGTCCGACGGCGCTGA
- a CDS encoding poly-gamma-glutamate biosynthesis protein PgsC/CapC — MALFSTLTLFPAYSLDTSILVAVLVGVLILALLTETLGWVFVGLVVPGYLASVFVIHPEAGATVVAESLLTYGLALALSSGLSRTGAWSEFFGRDRFFSIVLASVMVRAVSETWLLPVFGRWMDDRWGTSFIVDRSLHSIGLVLVPLTANAFWKLKLHRGLWQVGVPVVLTYLLLRYVLLPGTNLSFSSLELMYEDVAQDFLSSPKAYIILLTTAFLAARFNLKYGWDFNGILVPALLALTWLEPLKLVATLAEVLLLVLAAKAVLSVPGLRTLNLEGPRKTVLVFLLGFGVKWVIGWAMGGRVPGLKVTDLFGFGYLVPTLLAVKILQKQVVARVVLATLHTSLAGFLIGSLAGFGLSLVEPRPATALTAQAARERVPGLGLERTPLGLMAMGRATARESDAGGVSLRLKHGDLRTYSALWSDVDAWLETGREEGLSALRTQAVALGLELRALPVQEGSPARFALVERVDGEGKAGWDTSLLVPGAKGPVLEVPRPLTEAPSAEVSALLCERVRCRAIIVSGVDSRRAGLVLGDALSQAETPLRHAHEALSSRERVQVRVDASLKPGQVVLHTPDGQAPQALAALWPGAKVTSAAPPEPGDTWGEARLSVLRAAPGDFAALVLEQSPELASPVTEREALGALMVASELALTPAAQASDSELLVLEQQVATPLLGGGTPDVPVELRARWAGAMASLLGLRVHPVTDCAQAKDCWWVTDAEGTPGRLGAGLLVRQGGAPLALEVPSPVREAGTLPVAAELWHESGATALVFATANREGPHPATFGALRTAFQAFHQAVHRALPRDQGQVLHVRGFSGRPSVNADVLVDVGSPVLTPAQRPAELERLLSPSGPLGWLGSRVRYNDGSPELTGLNDASPQQVFSRTFGGAKLATLWLSEPLRGAFVGPRLVAEELALTGLTPEEPRESPERALLADRLVAPSQPVSAALKEGFAELTASAERYLAQQNVHDLRALSQPRRVGSVSRVVKSGFSAEHGLPFLLVEARQGRQVLRAVYFLQQHPSPHQRAELTAGDAGLASAVDVALRHRRPVVLTGEVSREEARR, encoded by the coding sequence ATGGCGCTCTTTTCGACCCTGACATTGTTTCCGGCCTACTCGCTCGACACCTCCATCCTCGTGGCGGTGCTCGTCGGCGTGCTCATCCTGGCGCTCCTCACGGAGACGCTGGGGTGGGTCTTCGTGGGCCTCGTGGTTCCTGGCTACCTGGCCTCGGTGTTCGTCATCCACCCGGAGGCGGGGGCGACGGTGGTCGCCGAGTCGCTGCTCACGTACGGGCTGGCGCTGGCGCTCTCCAGCGGCCTGAGCCGCACGGGGGCCTGGAGCGAGTTCTTCGGCCGCGACCGCTTCTTCTCCATCGTGCTGGCGAGCGTGATGGTGCGCGCGGTGAGCGAGACGTGGCTGCTGCCCGTCTTCGGCCGGTGGATGGATGACCGCTGGGGCACGTCCTTCATCGTGGACCGGAGCCTGCACAGCATCGGTCTGGTGCTGGTGCCGCTCACGGCGAACGCGTTCTGGAAGCTGAAGCTGCACCGCGGGCTGTGGCAGGTGGGCGTGCCGGTGGTGCTCACGTACCTGCTGCTGCGCTACGTGCTGCTGCCCGGGACGAACCTGTCCTTCTCCAGCCTGGAGCTGATGTACGAGGACGTGGCGCAGGACTTCCTGTCCAGCCCCAAGGCCTACATCATCCTGCTGACGACGGCGTTCCTCGCCGCGCGCTTCAACCTCAAGTACGGCTGGGACTTCAACGGCATCCTCGTGCCCGCGCTGCTGGCGCTCACGTGGCTGGAGCCGCTGAAGCTCGTCGCCACGCTGGCGGAGGTGCTGCTGCTGGTGCTGGCCGCCAAGGCGGTGCTGTCGGTGCCGGGGCTGCGCACGCTCAACCTGGAGGGCCCGCGCAAGACGGTGCTCGTGTTCCTCCTGGGCTTCGGCGTGAAGTGGGTCATCGGGTGGGCCATGGGCGGCCGCGTGCCGGGCCTGAAGGTGACGGACCTGTTCGGCTTCGGCTACCTGGTGCCCACGCTGCTGGCGGTGAAGATCCTCCAGAAGCAGGTGGTGGCGCGCGTGGTGCTGGCCACGCTGCACACGTCGCTGGCGGGCTTCCTCATCGGCAGCCTGGCGGGCTTCGGGCTGTCGCTCGTCGAGCCGCGTCCGGCCACCGCGCTCACCGCGCAGGCCGCGCGCGAGCGGGTGCCCGGGCTGGGCCTGGAGCGCACGCCGCTGGGCCTGATGGCCATGGGCCGCGCCACCGCGCGGGAGAGCGACGCGGGCGGCGTGTCGCTGCGGCTGAAGCACGGCGACCTGCGCACGTACTCCGCGCTGTGGAGCGACGTGGACGCGTGGCTGGAGACGGGCCGCGAGGAGGGGCTGAGCGCGCTGCGCACGCAGGCGGTGGCGCTGGGGCTGGAGCTGCGCGCGCTGCCAGTGCAGGAGGGCTCGCCCGCGCGCTTCGCGCTGGTGGAGCGCGTGGACGGCGAGGGCAAGGCGGGCTGGGACACGTCCCTGCTGGTGCCCGGCGCGAAGGGGCCCGTGCTGGAGGTGCCGCGTCCCCTCACCGAAGCGCCCAGCGCGGAGGTGTCCGCGCTGCTGTGCGAGCGCGTGCGGTGCCGGGCCATCATCGTGAGCGGCGTGGATTCACGCCGCGCGGGGCTGGTGCTGGGCGACGCGCTGTCGCAGGCGGAGACGCCGCTGCGCCACGCCCACGAAGCCCTGTCCTCGCGCGAGCGGGTGCAGGTGCGCGTGGATGCGTCGCTGAAGCCGGGGCAGGTCGTGCTGCACACGCCGGACGGTCAGGCGCCCCAGGCGCTGGCCGCGCTGTGGCCCGGCGCGAAGGTGACGTCCGCCGCGCCGCCGGAGCCCGGGGACACCTGGGGCGAAGCCCGCCTGAGCGTGCTGCGCGCGGCGCCCGGGGACTTCGCGGCGCTGGTGCTGGAGCAGTCGCCGGAGCTGGCCTCACCGGTGACGGAGCGCGAAGCGCTGGGTGCCCTGATGGTGGCGTCGGAGCTGGCGCTCACGCCGGCGGCGCAGGCCTCGGATTCGGAGCTGCTGGTGCTGGAGCAGCAGGTGGCCACGCCGCTGTTGGGCGGGGGCACCCCGGACGTGCCCGTGGAGCTGCGCGCGCGCTGGGCCGGGGCCATGGCGTCGCTGCTGGGCCTGCGGGTGCACCCGGTGACGGACTGCGCCCAGGCGAAGGACTGCTGGTGGGTGACGGACGCGGAAGGGACGCCGGGCCGGCTGGGCGCGGGGCTGCTGGTGCGCCAGGGCGGCGCGCCGCTCGCGTTGGAGGTGCCTTCGCCGGTGCGCGAGGCGGGCACGCTGCCGGTGGCCGCGGAGCTGTGGCACGAGTCGGGCGCCACCGCGCTGGTGTTCGCCACCGCGAACCGCGAGGGGCCCCACCCGGCCACCTTCGGCGCGCTGCGCACCGCGTTCCAGGCCTTCCACCAAGCGGTGCACCGCGCGCTGCCAAGGGACCAGGGCCAGGTGCTGCACGTGCGCGGCTTCTCCGGCCGACCTTCGGTGAACGCGGACGTGCTGGTGGACGTGGGCAGCCCGGTGCTCACCCCGGCGCAGCGGCCGGCGGAGCTGGAGCGGCTGCTGTCGCCGTCCGGGCCCCTGGGCTGGCTGGGGTCGCGCGTGCGCTACAACGACGGCTCCCCGGAGCTGACGGGCCTCAACGACGCGAGCCCGCAGCAGGTCTTCTCGCGCACCTTCGGCGGGGCGAAGCTGGCCACGCTGTGGCTGTCCGAACCGCTGCGCGGCGCCTTCGTGGGGCCCCGGCTGGTGGCCGAGGAGCTGGCCCTCACCGGCCTGACGCCCGAGGAGCCGCGCGAGTCGCCGGAGCGCGCGCTGCTGGCGGACCGGCTGGTGGCGCCCTCGCAGCCGGTGTCCGCCGCGCTGAAGGAGGGCTTCGCGGAGCTCACCGCCAGCGCGGAGCGCTACCTGGCGCAGCAGAATGTCCATGACCTGCGCGCGCTGTCCCAGCCCAGGCGCGTGGGCAGCGTGTCCCGGGTGGTGAAGTCCGGCTTCAGCGCCGAGCACGGCCTGCCCTTCCTCCTGGTGGAGGCGCGGCAGGGCCGCCAGGTGCTGCGCGCCGTCTATTTCCTTCAGCAGCACCCGTCGCCGCACCAGCGCGCGGAGCTGACCGCCGGTGACGCGGGGCTCGCGAGCGCGGTGGACGTGGCGCTGCGCCACCGCCGTCCGGTGGTGTTGACCGGGGAAGTCTCCCGCGAAGAGGCACGCCGATGA
- a CDS encoding S53 family peptidase has translation MKRGHVLAGVLLLAGWMGGCRDSDRLTSVGRPRPPGAAPVEGAPTLPDSEASQPPPATPPPPAPEVVDPDPAAEVLDPTPVPTTDGVPGPLPGVYTDKGEAPETDLIRGLVAFPIRDRDALEQRIQDIYKPGGAGFRKYMTPAEWNAKHAPLEKDITIVTDWMKSEGLQVPRVASNRLLVQFVGTVGQFNKAFGVKIRILERKSPQAGNDPHDVYGLTEGIKAPAFVQQRVSAIVALDLPAAVGTLPGEFGQPSTEKPDPINRGLTPQQVARAYGLDTLYNQGHQGQGAKLGVVIGASFRWKDLRAFWKMFDIEREDPKVIQTMEPPVTRYREGTLDVEWAAAMAPKSEVIVYMGPDARNTSMLFTFNEAIARGEVSVITTSFAHREDAEPRAVHEQYGASGMMAAALGITVAAASGDSAGVDTPGSSPYVTAVGGTQLRMNGMTLMGETAWYYSGSGISRTFTTPEWQKGIVPLPAKRAVVDVALNAETGFWYTWLGATVPNTGTSFSSPIFAGIIAVVNGARAETARPQVGWLNSQLYTLPEVQGTFRDITVGVTDRQYEAGPGWDIPTGWGAPDADGLLRTLP, from the coding sequence ATGAAGCGCGGACACGTCCTGGCGGGTGTTCTTCTGCTGGCGGGCTGGATGGGGGGATGTCGGGACTCGGACCGGCTCACGTCGGTGGGAAGGCCCCGGCCGCCAGGCGCCGCGCCGGTGGAGGGCGCGCCCACCCTTCCCGACTCGGAGGCCTCGCAGCCACCGCCGGCCACGCCGCCGCCTCCGGCGCCGGAGGTGGTGGACCCGGACCCGGCGGCCGAGGTGTTGGACCCGACCCCCGTCCCGACGACGGACGGCGTGCCGGGGCCGCTGCCGGGCGTCTACACCGACAAGGGCGAGGCGCCGGAGACGGACCTCATCCGGGGGCTGGTGGCCTTCCCCATCCGCGACAGGGACGCGCTGGAGCAGCGCATCCAGGACATCTACAAGCCGGGCGGCGCGGGCTTCCGCAAGTACATGACGCCCGCGGAGTGGAACGCGAAGCACGCGCCGCTGGAGAAGGACATCACCATTGTCACGGACTGGATGAAGTCCGAGGGGCTCCAGGTGCCGCGCGTCGCGTCCAACCGGCTGCTGGTGCAGTTCGTGGGGACCGTGGGCCAGTTCAACAAGGCGTTCGGCGTGAAGATCCGCATCCTGGAGCGCAAGTCGCCGCAGGCCGGGAATGATCCGCACGACGTCTACGGCCTCACCGAAGGCATCAAGGCGCCCGCGTTCGTGCAGCAGCGCGTGTCCGCCATCGTCGCGCTGGACCTGCCGGCCGCCGTGGGGACGCTGCCCGGCGAGTTCGGCCAGCCCTCCACGGAGAAGCCCGACCCCATCAACCGGGGCCTCACCCCGCAGCAGGTGGCGCGCGCGTACGGCCTGGACACGCTCTACAACCAGGGCCACCAGGGCCAGGGCGCGAAGCTGGGCGTGGTGATTGGCGCGAGCTTCCGGTGGAAGGACCTGCGCGCCTTCTGGAAGATGTTCGACATCGAGCGCGAGGACCCGAAGGTCATCCAGACCATGGAGCCGCCCGTCACGCGCTACCGCGAGGGGACGCTCGACGTGGAGTGGGCCGCGGCGATGGCGCCCAAGTCGGAGGTCATCGTCTACATGGGCCCGGACGCCCGCAACACGTCCATGCTCTTCACCTTCAATGAAGCCATCGCGCGGGGCGAGGTGTCCGTCATCACCACGTCCTTCGCGCACCGCGAGGACGCCGAGCCCCGCGCCGTGCACGAGCAGTACGGCGCCTCCGGGATGATGGCCGCCGCGCTGGGCATCACCGTCGCGGCGGCGAGCGGCGACTCCGCGGGCGTGGACACGCCGGGCTCCAGCCCCTACGTCACGGCGGTGGGCGGCACGCAGCTGCGGATGAACGGCATGACGCTGATGGGCGAGACGGCCTGGTACTACTCCGGCTCCGGCATCAGCCGCACCTTCACCACGCCCGAATGGCAGAAGGGCATCGTGCCCCTGCCCGCGAAGCGCGCGGTGGTGGACGTCGCGCTCAACGCGGAGACGGGCTTCTGGTACACGTGGCTGGGGGCCACCGTGCCCAACACCGGCACGTCGTTCTCGTCGCCCATCTTCGCGGGCATCATCGCGGTGGTGAACGGCGCGCGCGCGGAGACAGCCAGGCCCCAGGTGGGCTGGCTCAACTCGCAGCTCTACACGCTGCCCGAGGTGCAGGGCACCTTCCGCGACATCACCGTGGGCGTCACCGACCGGCAGTACGAAGCCGGGCCGGGCTGGGACATCCCCACCGGCTGGGGCGCCCCCGACGCGGACGGGCTGCTGCGCACCCTGCCCTAG